In a single window of the Pandoraea pulmonicola genome:
- a CDS encoding DUF2827 family protein: MGIWSNGGNQHCVFLYQLLRHSPVAGEVWLVHDDACSGAPSGYMMDGLEDVLRPVSSIIDRTDLFIEMNGVLAPAQAEQLRQRNARIVSYQFGNAYVMALENFAFNAHTDWALNPHRTRFDEIWTNAQHEHTCKSFFEVALRAPVHVVPHPWSPHFIERGLARRGVDARDWGYRNRARTKRIAVFEPNVNVVKSALIPVLAANEFHRRVPGVLEHLYLCCAEQMKDNFAFNRLVHGLEVVRDGKATATGRFPFFQFAANFTDIVLCHQWENGLNYLYYEALYGGYPLVHNSPFLREVGYYYEDFDIDAAAWAIEHAALTHDTRLDDYRRNAKVFLAKASVSSPLNVALYTERIRALFEHRA; the protein is encoded by the coding sequence ATGGGCATCTGGAGCAACGGTGGGAACCAGCACTGCGTGTTCCTTTACCAGTTGCTGCGACACTCTCCGGTCGCAGGCGAGGTGTGGCTGGTTCACGATGACGCGTGCTCCGGCGCGCCCTCCGGGTACATGATGGACGGGCTCGAGGACGTGCTGCGCCCGGTCTCGTCCATCATCGATCGGACGGATCTTTTTATCGAAATGAACGGCGTGCTTGCGCCTGCGCAGGCCGAACAGCTTCGCCAACGCAATGCGAGGATCGTCTCCTATCAGTTCGGGAACGCCTATGTCATGGCGCTCGAGAATTTCGCGTTCAATGCGCACACGGATTGGGCGCTCAATCCGCATCGCACCCGCTTCGACGAAATCTGGACCAATGCGCAGCACGAACACACCTGCAAGAGCTTTTTTGAAGTTGCGCTGCGTGCGCCTGTCCACGTCGTGCCCCATCCGTGGTCACCGCACTTCATCGAACGAGGTCTTGCCCGGCGCGGCGTGGACGCTCGCGACTGGGGGTATCGCAACCGTGCCCGAACGAAGCGCATCGCCGTGTTCGAGCCCAACGTCAACGTCGTGAAGAGTGCGCTTATCCCGGTGCTCGCGGCCAATGAATTTCACCGCCGGGTCCCGGGCGTGCTCGAACACCTTTACCTCTGCTGTGCCGAACAGATGAAGGACAACTTCGCGTTCAATCGGTTGGTGCACGGGCTCGAAGTCGTGCGCGACGGCAAAGCGACAGCGACGGGCCGCTTTCCGTTTTTTCAATTCGCGGCCAACTTTACCGATATCGTGCTCTGCCATCAGTGGGAGAACGGCCTCAACTATCTCTACTATGAGGCGCTGTATGGCGGGTATCCACTTGTGCACAATTCGCCTTTTCTGCGCGAGGTCGGCTACTACTACGAGGACTTCGACATCGATGCCGCCGCCTGGGCGATCGAACACGCGGCACTGACGCACGACACCCGGCTTGACGACTATCGGCGCAATGCCAAGGTATTTCTCGCCAAGGCAAGCGTGTCGTCGCCCCTGAACGTCGCGCTTTACACAGAAAGGATCCGCGCCCTGTTCGAGCACCGGGCGTGA
- a CDS encoding lytic transglycosylase domain-containing protein, giving the protein MAVNPIGRHIGWNLALGGLLFGVAACCNVARADYIDAAAAQYGVNAGVLRAIAYHESSLNPNAQHRNRNGSVDVGLMQVNSVHFAWLERQHIRPDMLWNPSVNARVGAALLRRQIDRYGSVWRAVGAYHSMNPNTGGAYSRVIHNVYVNRRWERDRRPTRDSVQARSTLVETIAIE; this is encoded by the coding sequence ATGGCAGTCAATCCTATTGGCCGGCACATAGGCTGGAATCTCGCACTCGGCGGACTGCTGTTCGGGGTTGCCGCTTGCTGCAATGTCGCGCGAGCCGATTACATCGATGCCGCAGCCGCGCAGTATGGCGTGAACGCTGGCGTCCTCAGGGCGATTGCGTACCATGAATCAAGCCTGAACCCGAACGCGCAGCACAGAAACCGGAACGGTTCCGTCGATGTTGGCCTGATGCAGGTGAATTCGGTTCATTTTGCGTGGCTCGAGCGTCAACATATCCGACCTGACATGCTGTGGAATCCGTCGGTCAACGCTCGTGTCGGTGCAGCCCTGCTGCGCAGGCAGATAGATCGCTATGGCAGTGTATGGCGGGCCGTGGGCGCGTACCATTCCATGAATCCGAATACGGGCGGTGCGTATTCACGAGTGATCCACAACGTCTATGTCAATCGCCGGTGGGAGCGAGATCGACGTCCTACCCGCGATTCGGTGCAAGCGCGATCCACCCTGGTTGAAACCATCGCGATCGAGTAG
- a CDS encoding LysR family transcriptional regulator, which produces MNTHDLQAFVAVVESESMARASEKLFLTQPGLTRRVQNLEKMLGVELLDRQSKPLKPTPAGREVYSLARTVLRAVDDLKAVVSPDIEPSGEFRIGVPPFLSELALEQPIDLLRSRFPKLTLRVTAGWSPGLLQSLEQAKLDAAVVLLPDGAPLPGGLTPTLLGHKPTVVVAPSTFALPDEPISLAQLANYPWVLNQDGCGMRSAISRAMSTAGLPFNVAVEAFGSELQLSLVARGLGVGLAAPEVLARSPHGKALQVLDVPEFQSGLNVWLVHGTLPSRLARPVALMRDALAEKLAQDAVPAPGRATHSPQKKRRKS; this is translated from the coding sequence TTGAATACACATGACTTGCAGGCTTTCGTCGCGGTGGTCGAAAGCGAATCGATGGCGAGGGCGTCGGAGAAGCTGTTCCTGACGCAGCCGGGGCTGACGCGCCGCGTTCAGAATCTGGAGAAGATGCTGGGCGTCGAGTTGCTCGACCGGCAGAGCAAGCCACTCAAACCCACGCCGGCGGGACGTGAGGTGTACAGTCTCGCGCGCACCGTGCTGCGGGCGGTCGACGATCTGAAGGCGGTCGTCTCGCCCGATATCGAGCCGTCCGGTGAATTCCGTATCGGCGTGCCGCCATTTCTGTCGGAACTCGCGCTGGAGCAGCCGATCGACTTGTTGCGCAGCCGCTTCCCGAAACTGACGCTTCGCGTCACGGCGGGGTGGTCGCCGGGCCTGCTGCAAAGTCTCGAGCAGGCGAAGCTCGACGCGGCGGTCGTGCTGCTGCCCGACGGCGCGCCGCTCCCCGGGGGCTTGACGCCCACACTGCTCGGACACAAACCCACCGTGGTGGTGGCGCCGAGCACTTTCGCGCTGCCGGACGAGCCGATATCGCTCGCGCAACTGGCGAATTATCCGTGGGTATTGAATCAGGACGGCTGTGGCATGCGTTCGGCGATCAGCCGTGCGATGTCGACGGCAGGTTTGCCTTTCAACGTGGCGGTCGAGGCGTTCGGGTCGGAGCTGCAACTCTCGCTCGTGGCACGTGGTCTTGGCGTGGGGCTCGCCGCGCCCGAGGTGCTCGCCCGCAGTCCGCACGGCAAGGCGCTGCAAGTCCTCGACGTCCCGGAATTTCAGAGTGGGCTGAATGTATGGCTGGTGCACGGCACGTTGCCCAGCCGGCTCGCTCGTCCGGTCGCGTTGATGCGTGACGCACTTGCCGAAAAGCTCGCGCAGGATGCCGTCCCGGCGCCCGGTCGGGCCACACATTCCCCTCAGAAGAAGCGAAGAAAATCATGA
- a CDS encoding MFS transporter, with the protein MTQPATSCSRDIGAAPAVPVRPPQAPSFTLTTPLTIFFAAAVGVIVVNLSAAQPLTGPVSHALKLPAELAGLIAMLPQLGYAAGLLLLVPLCDLLENRRLIFRTLACCAALLALATFAQSGWLFLVSVFLAGATSSVIQMLVPMAASMAPESHRGRAVGNVMSGLMLGILLSRPLASLITGTFGWRAFYGIEALADAVLAAVLLFRLPTHKPHAGARYPALLGSLWTLLRTEPVLQRRAMQAAFSLGAFSAFWTAIALRLVQPPFSLGMQGIAVFALAGASGAIVTPLAGYLGDRGAGRTTQLVSHLTMMAAVLLLGIAGAGWGGFSPSAHPALAMALLVAGAAALDAGVITDQTLGRRAINLINPSARGRLNALFVGIFFIGGALGAVLSGAAWAWAGWSGVCIVALGFTGVLFVLGCLDRASGHH; encoded by the coding sequence ATGACTCAACCGGCCACCTCCTGTTCGCGCGACATCGGGGCTGCACCCGCTGTCCCTGTCCGGCCACCGCAAGCGCCCTCCTTCACGCTGACCACGCCACTGACGATCTTCTTTGCGGCCGCCGTGGGCGTGATTGTCGTGAACCTGTCGGCCGCGCAGCCCTTGACAGGCCCCGTCAGCCACGCGCTGAAGCTGCCCGCCGAACTCGCCGGCCTGATCGCGATGCTGCCGCAACTGGGCTATGCGGCTGGATTGCTGCTCCTCGTGCCGCTGTGCGATCTGCTCGAGAATCGCCGCCTCATTTTCCGCACCCTCGCTTGTTGCGCGGCGCTCCTCGCGCTTGCCACCTTCGCACAATCGGGGTGGCTGTTCCTCGTGTCGGTATTCCTTGCCGGCGCGACCTCCAGCGTGATCCAGATGCTCGTGCCGATGGCTGCCTCCATGGCGCCCGAGAGCCATCGCGGGCGCGCGGTCGGCAATGTGATGAGCGGGCTGATGCTCGGCATTCTGCTGTCGCGTCCGCTCGCCAGCCTGATCACCGGTACGTTCGGCTGGCGCGCGTTCTATGGCATCGAGGCATTGGCCGATGCGGTTCTCGCCGCCGTACTGTTGTTCCGGCTGCCGACGCACAAGCCGCACGCCGGGGCCCGCTATCCCGCCCTGCTGGGCTCGCTATGGACGCTCCTGCGCACCGAACCCGTTCTGCAACGGCGTGCGATGCAGGCGGCGTTCTCGCTCGGCGCGTTCAGCGCGTTCTGGACCGCCATTGCGTTGCGGCTTGTACAACCACCGTTCTCTTTGGGAATGCAAGGCATTGCAGTGTTCGCGCTGGCCGGGGCCTCGGGCGCCATCGTGACACCGCTCGCCGGCTATCTCGGCGATCGCGGCGCGGGCCGCACGACGCAACTCGTCTCCCACCTGACGATGATGGCAGCCGTGCTGCTGCTCGGCATCGCAGGCGCCGGATGGGGCGGGTTCTCACCCTCGGCGCACCCCGCGCTGGCGATGGCCCTGCTCGTTGCCGGAGCCGCAGCGCTCGATGCCGGCGTGATTACGGACCAGACGCTCGGGCGACGCGCCATCAACCTGATCAACCCGTCCGCGCGGGGTCGTCTGAATGCGCTCTTCGTCGGAATTTTCTTCATCGGCGGGGCGCTGGGCGCCGTGCTGTCCGGCGCCGCCTGGGCATGGGCGGGCTGGAGCGGCGTGTGTATCGTTGCACTCGGATTCACGGGCGTGCTGTTCGTGCTCGGTTGCCTGGATCGAGCGTCAGGTCATCACTGA
- a CDS encoding AraC family transcriptional regulator, with product MSAVPSALVPHSGQRKRLLSSASLGWSGIGAEMFGIAAGSHRIPAIAHHRVAVHVGRPVRTTCRCDGKRTSRIQSHGDADVVPAGFDGEWTDDASCTIFSIWFAADFAQVTCERLGSTGTAAQIRPRAQWRDGRFQQLAWALLAELEAAETSDPLYAESLGTAMLVRLAGVDARQERTRRMLSARAAARVIDYIEAHLDERLSLNDLAALVDLSATHFKVLFRETMGTPVHQYVVTRRLERAKTLLQQGHLSVSQVALEAGFAHQSHLAAWMKRRLGVTPRDIARGAAD from the coding sequence ATGAGCGCCGTTCCCTCTGCGCTGGTGCCGCATTCGGGCCAACGCAAACGTCTGTTGTCGAGCGCATCTCTGGGGTGGTCGGGGATAGGCGCCGAAATGTTCGGCATCGCGGCCGGTTCGCATCGTATTCCCGCGATTGCGCATCATCGTGTCGCGGTCCATGTTGGTCGGCCCGTCAGGACGACGTGCCGGTGTGACGGCAAGCGCACGTCGCGCATCCAGTCCCATGGCGATGCCGACGTGGTCCCGGCCGGTTTCGACGGCGAATGGACCGACGACGCCAGTTGCACGATCTTCAGCATATGGTTTGCCGCCGATTTCGCACAGGTCACCTGTGAGCGCCTCGGATCGACGGGCACGGCGGCGCAGATCCGTCCACGCGCACAGTGGCGCGATGGGCGCTTCCAGCAATTGGCGTGGGCGTTGCTTGCCGAGCTCGAAGCGGCGGAAACCTCCGATCCGCTCTATGCCGAGAGTCTCGGTACCGCCATGCTTGTGCGCCTGGCCGGCGTCGACGCACGGCAAGAACGCACACGGCGCATGCTGTCCGCGCGAGCGGCGGCTCGCGTCATCGACTACATTGAAGCGCATCTCGACGAGCGGCTGTCGTTGAACGATCTGGCGGCGCTCGTCGATCTGAGCGCGACGCATTTCAAGGTGCTGTTCCGGGAGACGATGGGCACCCCCGTGCATCAGTATGTCGTGACGCGGCGTCTCGAACGCGCGAAGACCTTGTTGCAACAGGGCCACCTGAGCGTGAGCCAGGTGGCGCTCGAAGCGGGCTTCGCGCATCAAAGCCATCTGGCGGCGTGGATGAAGCGCAGGCTCGGGGTCACGCCGCGCGACATCGCTCGTGGCGCGGCGGATTGA
- a CDS encoding NADPH-dependent FMN reductase, whose protein sequence is MSTYQIAVVVGSLRRDSINHKLANALVRMAPPEFTLKFVQIGDLPLYDQDDDGNQADAVKRLKAEISASQGVIFVTPEYNRSMPGVLKNAIDHASRPYGQSAWAGKPAGVLGASIGAIGTALAQQHLRNVLAYLDMPTLGQPEVFIQVKEGFFDASGNISNEGTAQFVKSWMDRYVGWVKAHVKA, encoded by the coding sequence ATGAGCACCTATCAGATTGCAGTCGTCGTCGGGAGCCTTCGCCGTGATTCGATCAATCACAAGCTCGCCAATGCGCTGGTGCGCATGGCGCCGCCGGAATTCACGCTCAAGTTCGTGCAGATCGGCGACTTGCCGCTCTACGACCAGGACGATGATGGTAATCAGGCCGACGCCGTCAAACGCCTGAAGGCGGAGATCTCCGCGTCGCAGGGGGTGATCTTCGTCACGCCCGAATACAACCGTTCGATGCCCGGCGTCCTGAAGAACGCCATCGACCATGCTTCCCGTCCCTATGGGCAGAGCGCGTGGGCGGGCAAGCCGGCGGGCGTTCTGGGGGCTTCGATCGGGGCGATCGGCACGGCGCTGGCGCAACAACACCTGCGCAACGTTCTTGCCTACCTGGATATGCCAACGCTAGGGCAGCCGGAAGTCTTCATCCAGGTCAAGGAAGGCTTCTTCGACGCTTCCGGCAACATCAGCAACGAAGGCACCGCCCAGTTCGTGAAAAGCTGGATGGATCGCTACGTGGGCTGGGTCAAGGCGCACGTGAAGGCTTGA
- a CDS encoding APC family permease: MDTSSKLNADSLGIVESVIMGIAGTAPAYSIEITTSTIIGTAGTRSPASILVCGLIMFGIAYAFINMNRALASAGTSYSWVSMVFGRTLGFFAGWALLVLCCVFMVSAMIPAANATLLIFDRPLVNNVHYVTLIAAAWLTFVSAVVVKGIKLTSYVQVLMTIAEGVILLVILVASFLVFPHAPQHPFSLQWFSPFSFTPQLFANGALVAIFFYYGWDVTMNLSEETRDATRTPGRAAFWSMVFLMAFFLVFIVVTLLALSDAEIQHYNTNIIFAIAEKLFGPTWGYVAIIAVLLSTVGTVETQMLQFTRTLFAKSRDGALHHRYARLHPRWQTPHIAIFFIWITGLVLLLMSSYLPTINVILQDSITAIGFQICFYLGLTGLACGWYYRKVLTQGPWRAITHVIWPVASGIFLFFIALYSIPTFDWVTNIVGMGGIAIGAIPLLLNRKRIRGVQPG, encoded by the coding sequence ATGGACACATCCTCCAAGCTCAACGCCGATTCGCTCGGTATCGTCGAGTCGGTGATCATGGGCATCGCCGGCACGGCGCCGGCATACAGCATCGAGATCACCACCTCGACCATCATCGGGACGGCCGGCACGCGCTCGCCGGCGAGCATCCTCGTGTGCGGGTTGATCATGTTCGGCATCGCCTACGCGTTCATCAACATGAACCGGGCGCTGGCAAGCGCCGGCACCTCCTATTCGTGGGTCAGCATGGTTTTCGGACGAACGCTCGGTTTCTTCGCCGGATGGGCGCTGCTGGTGCTGTGCTGCGTCTTCATGGTCTCGGCCATGATTCCGGCGGCGAACGCCACCCTGCTCATCTTCGACCGGCCGCTTGTGAACAACGTGCACTACGTGACATTGATCGCCGCGGCATGGCTGACGTTCGTCAGCGCGGTGGTTGTCAAGGGCATCAAGCTCACGAGCTACGTGCAGGTGCTGATGACGATCGCCGAGGGCGTCATCCTGCTCGTGATACTGGTGGCGAGCTTCCTCGTATTCCCCCATGCGCCGCAGCATCCGTTCTCGCTGCAATGGTTCTCGCCGTTTTCGTTCACACCGCAGCTGTTCGCCAACGGCGCGCTGGTCGCGATCTTCTTCTACTACGGCTGGGACGTGACCATGAACCTGAGCGAGGAGACGCGGGACGCGACCCGGACACCCGGGCGAGCCGCATTCTGGTCGATGGTGTTCCTGATGGCGTTTTTCCTCGTCTTCATCGTCGTCACCCTGCTCGCGCTGTCGGACGCCGAGATCCAACACTACAACACGAACATCATCTTCGCCATCGCAGAGAAGCTGTTCGGACCGACGTGGGGCTACGTCGCCATCATCGCGGTGTTGCTGAGCACCGTGGGTACGGTCGAGACACAGATGTTGCAATTCACCCGCACGCTGTTCGCCAAGAGCCGCGACGGCGCCCTCCACCACCGCTATGCGCGCCTGCATCCACGCTGGCAAACGCCACACATTGCCATCTTCTTCATTTGGATCACGGGGCTTGTGCTTCTGTTGATGTCGTCGTATTTGCCGACGATCAACGTCATCCTGCAGGATTCCATCACCGCGATCGGCTTCCAGATCTGCTTCTACCTCGGGCTGACCGGGCTCGCCTGCGGCTGGTACTACCGCAAGGTGCTGACACAAGGTCCGTGGCGCGCCATCACCCACGTCATCTGGCCGGTGGCGAGCGGCATTTTCCTGTTCTTCATCGCGCTCTACAGCATCCCCACCTTCGATTGGGTAACCAATATCGTCGGCATGGGAGGCATCGCCATCGGCGCGATCCCGCTGCTGCTCAACCGCAAACGCATCCGCGGCGTGCAGCCGGGCTGA
- a CDS encoding alpha-1,4-glucan--maltose-1-phosphate maltosyltransferase — MSNSPSRQGAMADDPVATPDAPVGMGPPRIYALMARPLPALDAWAALVDGIASLGFSRVLIDETTCDDRLPDYLRATRHGGLALDIAVNADVGSAVASFRAPQRGETACADDEPPDPRRLPGTPQATSAPVFPSQGDASSASASSRPRTPGLASDPLAARLHRFAGLGANGFCLHRLDVRPAAAWQRLLGDLRRHYPALQWFGWTPGLAREQMTAVASAGFDGVFLSSCWWDMRASWLYDEHADLARCAWRIALAGDPFDTSGDIVARSHNVLECARALQLAFELGNGILMPAGMEFGHAHAARELPNVAPPIGADPGTSAHEVDFRQIVAAGNLRLAENASRTSPDGASSSTPHLAPAVLRCLSGADAAITVLTQRIPNAKGSRVVAVNRSLTRAATLPISACANGEHVRFTPLDPQGNTVGTPETLSQITLAPGEVRIWHAELERSVSRHVWPRAKRGAASEQDRRAVREAAARSRVVIEQVEPALEDGRFAVRAVAGESVSVCADVFTDGHAQPSAVLRWRALDSSAWCETPMTPVGNDRWRGEFRPTRLGRHEYMVEAWRDPYVNWCTEVAKKLDAGQPVALDIQEGIECLRDIARRASAARHRKTLEAIAKQGESQDPTLAYAIMSAPATLDAVAAVRHRPFVTRTPALALDAEPPEAEYASWYELFPRSQSGDVNRHGTFDDVIRRLPTIAGMGFDVLYMPPIHPIGRTHRKGRNNRLDAQPTDPGSPYAIGDETGGHDAIHPELGTIDDFRRLRDAARAQGLRIALDFAVQCSPDHPWLREHPGWFDWRADGSLRYAENPPKRYEDIVNVDFYAPDAVPALWLALRDIVLFWIGEGIELFRVDNPHTKPLPFWEWLIGSVRAAHPRTVFLAEAFTRPKLMYRLAKVGFSQSYTYFTWRETKTEITNYLMELQRPEIAACFRPHFFVNTPDINPYHLQRGGRPAHLARAALAATLSGLWGMYSGFELCEATPLPGREEYLDAEKYQIRAWDWDRPGNIVREITVLNRIRRGHPALQTHRGVTFLNAGNPHILYFEKATPTRSDVVLVAINLDARHTHDAPIELPLWRWQLPDDAALDAENLLDGTQFVWRGKQQHVHLPPHAPYAIWSVRPWRDNPDAGETP, encoded by the coding sequence ATGTCCAATTCGCCCTCGCGCCAAGGCGCCATGGCCGATGATCCAGTCGCCACGCCCGACGCGCCCGTCGGCATGGGGCCACCACGCATCTACGCGCTGATGGCCCGACCGCTTCCCGCGCTCGACGCCTGGGCAGCCCTGGTCGACGGCATCGCCTCGCTCGGCTTTTCGCGAGTGCTGATCGACGAAACGACGTGCGACGACAGACTGCCGGACTACCTGCGTGCGACACGCCACGGCGGACTGGCGCTCGATATCGCCGTCAATGCCGACGTCGGTTCCGCTGTTGCGTCATTTCGCGCGCCGCAGCGCGGGGAGACTGCCTGCGCCGATGACGAACCGCCGGACCCGCGCCGTCTCCCAGGCACGCCGCAGGCCACAAGTGCTCCCGTCTTCCCATCGCAAGGCGATGCCTCGAGCGCCTCGGCCTCATCCCGGCCACGGACGCCGGGGCTCGCTTCCGATCCGCTCGCCGCCCGTCTGCATCGGTTCGCGGGCCTGGGGGCGAACGGTTTTTGCCTTCACCGTCTCGACGTCCGACCCGCCGCGGCGTGGCAGCGACTGCTCGGCGATTTGCGACGCCACTACCCGGCCCTGCAATGGTTCGGCTGGACGCCTGGACTCGCGCGCGAGCAGATGACGGCCGTGGCCTCCGCGGGTTTCGACGGCGTGTTCCTCTCGTCCTGCTGGTGGGACATGCGTGCGTCGTGGCTGTACGACGAGCATGCCGACCTCGCAAGATGCGCCTGGCGAATCGCGCTCGCCGGCGACCCGTTCGACACGTCTGGCGATATCGTGGCGCGCAGCCACAACGTGCTGGAATGCGCACGGGCGCTGCAACTGGCCTTCGAGCTCGGGAACGGCATTCTCATGCCGGCCGGCATGGAATTCGGGCATGCGCATGCGGCGCGGGAATTGCCGAACGTGGCGCCACCGATCGGCGCGGATCCCGGTACGTCGGCCCATGAAGTCGACTTCCGCCAGATCGTTGCGGCGGGCAACCTGCGGCTGGCGGAGAACGCCAGTCGAACTTCACCGGACGGTGCATCCTCATCGACGCCTCACCTCGCCCCCGCCGTGCTGCGATGCCTCTCCGGCGCCGACGCCGCCATTACAGTCCTTACACAGCGGATTCCTAATGCGAAAGGCAGCCGCGTCGTTGCCGTCAACCGCAGCCTGACGCGGGCGGCAACGCTGCCCATCTCCGCCTGCGCCAACGGTGAGCACGTCAGGTTCACCCCGCTCGACCCGCAGGGCAATACCGTCGGCACTCCGGAAACGCTCTCGCAGATCACCCTGGCTCCCGGCGAAGTGAGGATTTGGCACGCTGAGCTCGAGCGCAGTGTGTCGCGCCACGTGTGGCCCAGGGCGAAGCGCGGCGCGGCGAGCGAGCAGGACCGTCGTGCCGTGCGCGAGGCGGCCGCGCGGTCGCGTGTCGTGATCGAGCAGGTGGAACCGGCACTCGAAGACGGGCGCTTCGCGGTGCGCGCCGTGGCGGGAGAAAGCGTGTCTGTCTGCGCCGACGTCTTCACCGATGGCCACGCGCAGCCGAGCGCCGTGCTGCGGTGGCGAGCGCTCGACTCGAGCGCCTGGTGCGAGACCCCGATGACGCCCGTCGGCAATGACCGCTGGCGCGGCGAATTTCGCCCGACGCGGCTGGGCCGCCATGAATACATGGTCGAGGCGTGGCGGGATCCCTACGTCAACTGGTGCACCGAAGTCGCGAAGAAACTGGACGCGGGACAGCCCGTTGCGCTCGACATCCAGGAGGGTATCGAGTGTCTGCGCGATATCGCCCGGCGTGCTTCGGCGGCAAGGCACCGCAAGACGCTGGAGGCCATCGCGAAGCAAGGCGAATCGCAGGATCCCACCCTCGCCTACGCGATAATGAGCGCCCCGGCCACGCTCGACGCCGTCGCCGCCGTTCGCCATCGGCCCTTTGTGACGCGCACGCCGGCGCTTGCGCTCGACGCCGAGCCGCCGGAAGCGGAATACGCCAGTTGGTATGAGTTGTTCCCCCGTTCGCAAAGCGGCGACGTCAACCGACATGGCACATTCGATGATGTCATTCGCCGACTTCCCACGATCGCTGGGATGGGGTTCGACGTGCTCTACATGCCGCCGATTCATCCGATCGGACGCACACATCGAAAGGGCCGGAACAATCGGCTGGACGCGCAACCGACGGATCCGGGCAGTCCGTATGCCATCGGCGACGAAACGGGCGGACACGACGCGATCCACCCTGAGCTCGGCACGATCGACGACTTTCGACGTCTGCGTGACGCCGCCCGGGCGCAGGGCCTGCGCATCGCGCTCGACTTCGCCGTGCAGTGCTCACCGGATCACCCGTGGCTGCGCGAGCATCCGGGCTGGTTCGACTGGCGCGCGGACGGGTCCCTGCGCTACGCCGAGAACCCCCCGAAGCGGTACGAGGACATCGTCAATGTCGACTTCTACGCGCCTGACGCCGTGCCCGCGCTGTGGCTCGCCCTGCGCGACATCGTGCTGTTCTGGATCGGCGAAGGCATCGAGCTCTTTCGCGTCGACAACCCGCACACCAAGCCCCTGCCATTCTGGGAATGGCTGATTGGTTCCGTGCGGGCGGCGCATCCGCGCACGGTGTTCCTCGCCGAAGCCTTTACGCGCCCGAAGCTGATGTACCGGCTCGCGAAGGTCGGTTTCTCGCAGTCGTACACGTATTTCACCTGGCGCGAAACCAAGACCGAGATCACGAATTACCTGATGGAGTTGCAGCGTCCCGAGATCGCCGCCTGCTTCCGTCCGCACTTCTTCGTCAACACGCCTGACATCAACCCCTATCACCTGCAGCGAGGCGGCCGCCCGGCGCATCTGGCGCGCGCGGCCCTGGCCGCCACGCTGTCGGGGTTGTGGGGGATGTACAGTGGCTTCGAGCTCTGCGAGGCCACGCCGCTGCCGGGGCGCGAAGAATACCTCGACGCCGAAAAATACCAAATCCGCGCCTGGGACTGGGATCGGCCCGGCAACATCGTGCGCGAGATCACCGTGCTCAACCGCATACGGCGTGGACATCCCGCCTTGCAGACACATCGCGGCGTCACGTTTCTCAACGCGGGGAATCCTCACATCCTGTACTTCGAGAAGGCGACGCCCACACGCTCCGACGTGGTGCTCGTGGCGATCAATCTCGACGCGCGCCACACGCACGATGCGCCGATCGAGCTGCCGCTCTGGCGCTGGCAACTGCCGGACGACGCGGCGCTCGATGCCGAGAATCTGCTCGACGGAACGCAGTTCGTGTGGCGAGGCAAACAACAACATGTCCACTTGCCGCCGCATGCCCCTTACGCGATATGGTCGGTGCGGCCGTGGCGAGACAATCCCGATGCCGGGGAGACCCCATGA